One window of Candidatus Methylomirabilota bacterium genomic DNA carries:
- a CDS encoding Ppx/GppA phosphatase family protein, with translation MTPRRLASIDLGTNTVRLLVVEVDATGPWRVIDQDQRITRLGEGLAARGRLGETPMARTGAVVAEYVDRAVRAGASETHIIATSAVREAANGQEFAAAVQRTTGRPVQVVSGQDEARLTIRGILKGLRSSAGPLLAFDIGGGSTEFVLARDGQVAAAVSLKLGVVPLAERYPFPNRVDRDRYREMEDEIRRQLLAELPPPIRAPGVGHVVGTAGTVTTLGALDQGLTEYDAERVHGHRLSRGAVERLRDRLGSLSLADRAALPCLEPGRADLIIPGVAIVLATLEATGVPALVVSDWGLREGIMAEAIEAWR, from the coding sequence ATGACGCCGCGGCGACTGGCCAGCATCGACCTGGGCACCAACACCGTACGGCTGCTGGTCGTCGAGGTGGACGCGACGGGGCCGTGGCGCGTCATCGACCAGGACCAGCGCATCACCCGTCTGGGCGAGGGGCTGGCCGCCCGCGGCCGCCTGGGCGAGACGCCGATGGCCAGAACGGGCGCGGTCGTCGCCGAGTACGTCGACCGCGCGGTCCGCGCCGGCGCCAGCGAGACGCACATCATCGCCACCAGCGCCGTGCGCGAGGCGGCCAACGGCCAGGAGTTCGCGGCGGCGGTCCAGCGTACGACCGGCCGGCCGGTGCAGGTGGTCAGCGGCCAGGACGAGGCCCGCCTCACGATCCGTGGCATTCTCAAAGGGCTGCGCTCGAGCGCGGGCCCGTTGCTCGCCTTCGACATCGGCGGAGGGAGCACGGAGTTCGTCCTGGCGCGCGATGGCCAGGTGGCGGCCGCGGTCAGCCTGAAGCTCGGCGTCGTCCCGCTGGCCGAACGCTATCCGTTCCCGAACCGCGTGGACCGGGACCGCTACCGCGAGATGGAGGACGAGATTCGCCGTCAGCTCCTGGCCGAGCTGCCGCCGCCCATCCGCGCGCCCGGCGTGGGCCATGTGGTCGGCACCGCCGGGACCGTGACGACGCTGGGCGCCCTCGATCAGGGCCTCACCGAGTACGACGCGGAGCGCGTGCACGGCCACCGGCTGAGCCGGGGAGCTGTCGAGCGCCTGCGCGATCGGCTCGGGAGCCTCAGCCTGGCCGACCGAGCGGCGCTTCCGTGCCTCGAGCCCGGGCGCGCCGACCTCATCATTCCCGGCGTGGCCATCGTGCTGGCCACGCTGGAGGCCACCGGCGTCCCCGCCCTCGTCGTCAGCGACTGGGGGTTGCGGGAGGGTATCATGGCGGAAGCGATCGAAGCATGGCGATGA
- a CDS encoding MFS transporter, whose translation MVPGHGRADPHARARDARRRRPAILTPARWIRSGDLNGFLGLALDNTTNLVILASLLIGVFQFPSDLVLYRMVPGTALGVLLGDLAYTWFAVRLAQRSGRDDVTAMPFGIDTPTLFAMVFGVLGPVKLATGDPYLAWKVGMGITIAIGAAKTALAFAGDWTRRIVPRAALLGSIAGVAVLLIAFLPALKIFRDPLVGLVALVVLLLALLGGVRMPLGMPGALAAVLAGTGIFWLRAALGGPGPEHALPTTALRLAIPWPTLAWLDALPQMLPYLSIALPFALVTVIGGIDNTESAAAAGDEYRTRDILLTEALATIAAGVCGGVIQNTPYIGHPAYKAMGARGGYTLATGLVIGVGAALGALGFIVPLLPEAAVAPILIFIGLEITAQAFLASPDRHGAAVALTFLPVAAAVVLIQSASLIGALGKTPVDLSGEAGATWQALLVLGNGFILTALVWGWALVSILDRRHAMAALLFAAASLATICGVIHSPLPSGAVFWPWAAPAPVTGQVAGAYGVAAALSWLAAARHHR comes from the coding sequence GTGGTGCCGGGCCATGGCCGAGCTGACCCGCACGCGCGCGCGCGAGATGCTCGGAGGCGTCGGCCAGCCATCCTGACCCCGGCGCGCTGGATCCGCTCCGGCGACCTCAACGGCTTTCTCGGCCTCGCTCTCGACAACACGACGAACCTCGTCATCCTGGCGAGCCTGCTGATCGGCGTCTTCCAGTTCCCCAGCGATCTCGTCCTCTACCGCATGGTGCCCGGCACGGCGCTGGGCGTCCTGCTCGGGGACCTGGCCTACACCTGGTTCGCCGTCCGCCTCGCGCAGCGCTCCGGGCGCGACGACGTCACCGCGATGCCGTTCGGCATCGACACCCCCACGCTCTTCGCGATGGTCTTCGGCGTGCTGGGGCCGGTGAAGCTCGCCACCGGCGATCCGTACCTGGCCTGGAAGGTCGGGATGGGGATCACCATCGCGATCGGCGCCGCTAAGACCGCGCTGGCGTTCGCGGGGGACTGGACGCGGCGAATCGTGCCGCGGGCGGCGTTGCTCGGCTCGATCGCCGGCGTCGCGGTGCTGCTCATCGCCTTCCTGCCCGCGCTGAAGATCTTTCGCGATCCGTTGGTCGGCCTCGTGGCCCTGGTGGTCCTGCTGCTGGCGCTCCTGGGCGGCGTCAGGATGCCGCTCGGCATGCCCGGCGCGCTGGCCGCTGTCCTCGCGGGGACCGGCATCTTCTGGCTGCGGGCGGCCCTGGGAGGCCCCGGCCCCGAGCACGCTCTGCCGACCACGGCGCTTCGCCTGGCGATTCCCTGGCCGACGCTGGCGTGGCTCGACGCGCTTCCCCAGATGCTGCCCTACCTCAGCATCGCGCTGCCCTTCGCGCTGGTGACGGTCATCGGAGGCATCGACAACACGGAATCCGCCGCGGCGGCCGGGGACGAGTACCGGACGCGCGACATCCTGCTCACCGAGGCCCTGGCCACCATCGCCGCCGGCGTCTGCGGGGGCGTCATCCAGAACACGCCCTACATCGGTCATCCTGCCTACAAGGCCATGGGCGCCCGCGGGGGCTACACGCTCGCCACCGGGCTCGTCATCGGCGTGGGGGCGGCGCTGGGCGCGCTCGGGTTCATCGTCCCGCTGCTCCCGGAGGCGGCGGTGGCGCCGATCCTCATCTTCATCGGCCTCGAGATCACGGCGCAGGCGTTCCTCGCCTCGCCGGATCGCCACGGGGCCGCGGTCGCGCTGACCTTCCTTCCCGTCGCCGCCGCCGTCGTGCTCATTCAGTCGGCAAGCTTGATCGGCGCGCTGGGCAAGACGCCGGTCGACCTCAGCGGCGAGGCCGGGGCCACCTGGCAGGCCCTACTGGTCCTGGGCAACGGGTTCATCCTGACGGCGCTGGTCTGGGGCTGGGCGCTGGTGTCGATTCTCGACCGACGCCACGCCATGGCGGCCCTGCTCTTCGCGGCGGCCAGCCTGGCCACGATCTGCGGCGTCATCCACTCGCCACTCCCCAGCGGCGCGGTGTTCTGGCCGTGGGCCGCCCCGGCGCCGGTGACGGGCCAGGTGGCGGGCGCCTACGGCGTCGCCGCGGCCCTCAGCTGGCTGGCGGCGGCCAGGCATCATCGGTAA
- a CDS encoding cytochrome c: protein MSRSRKSLAVALAATLVAAASAAIVSAQGEWKAPAEAKNVKNPVKGAGNAKKSVETNCISCHGASGKGDGPAAVALPPPKPADWTSARVQSQTEGELFWKISNGRGAMPPWKHLPEKERWEIVNYIRTLKGK, encoded by the coding sequence ATGAGCAGGTCCCGGAAATCACTGGCGGTCGCTCTGGCGGCCACGCTCGTCGCCGCCGCGAGCGCAGCCATCGTCTCGGCGCAGGGCGAATGGAAGGCTCCCGCCGAGGCCAAGAACGTCAAGAACCCCGTGAAGGGCGCCGGTAACGCCAAGAAGTCCGTCGAGACCAACTGCATCTCGTGCCATGGTGCCTCGGGCAAGGGCGACGGCCCCGCGGCCGTCGCGCTGCCTCCGCCCAAGCCGGCCGACTGGACCTCGGCGCGGGTCCAGAGCCAGACGGAGGGCGAGCTCTTTTGGAAGATTTCCAACGGGCGCGGCGCGATGCCCCCCTGGAAACACCTGCCGGAGAAGGAGCGCTGGGAGATCGTCAATTACATCCGCACACTGAAGGGCAAGTAG
- a CDS encoding CBS domain-containing protein: MNIATVLASKGVKVVTVQPEQTIREALALLAEHNIGALVVVDETQKPVGIVSERDIVRALAKTEAVFQWSISRIMTKEVIIGSPQDDLAAAGHTMTERRIRHLPVMERGKLVGIVSIGDILKVQRDQYQGEVDTLQLQLLKDQA; encoded by the coding sequence ATGAACATCGCAACCGTGCTCGCCAGCAAGGGTGTCAAGGTCGTCACCGTCCAGCCTGAGCAGACGATCCGCGAGGCGCTGGCGCTTCTCGCCGAGCACAACATCGGCGCGCTCGTCGTCGTGGACGAGACACAGAAACCGGTGGGCATCGTTTCCGAGCGCGACATCGTGCGGGCCCTGGCGAAAACCGAGGCGGTCTTCCAGTGGTCGATCAGCCGGATCATGACCAAGGAGGTCATCATCGGGTCGCCCCAGGACGACCTGGCCGCCGCAGGGCACACGATGACCGAAAGGCGCATCCGCCACTTGCCCGTGATGGAACGCGGCAAGCTCGTGGGGATCGTGTCGATCGGCGACATCCTGAAGGTGCAGCGCGATCAGTACCAGGGGGAAGTCGACACCCTGCAGCTCCAGCTCCTCAAGGATCAGGCGTGA
- a CDS encoding HNH endonuclease: MDEIAVLVLNYTYEPLHFTNARRAITLLLAGKAEAVEASPRVVRSPSVAFALPAVIRLAIYIRKPFLDRVAFNKKNILRRDGYTCQYCNRRGERLTVDHVFPRSRGGETTWTNVVAACLRCNLKKGNRLLEEAGLRLLREPVHPKFVFSTHLLKHPHAHSLLDSWRKYLIAVPAPS; the protein is encoded by the coding sequence ATGGATGAAATCGCGGTCCTGGTGCTGAACTACACCTACGAGCCGCTGCATTTCACCAACGCCCGCCGCGCCATCACGCTGCTCCTGGCCGGCAAGGCCGAAGCCGTGGAGGCGTCCCCTCGTGTCGTCCGCTCGCCGTCGGTGGCCTTTGCGCTGCCCGCGGTGATCCGTCTCGCCATCTACATCCGCAAGCCGTTCCTCGACCGGGTAGCGTTCAACAAGAAGAACATCCTCCGGCGGGACGGCTACACGTGCCAGTACTGCAACCGGCGGGGCGAGCGGCTGACCGTGGACCATGTCTTTCCGCGCTCGCGCGGCGGCGAGACGACGTGGACCAACGTGGTGGCCGCCTGCCTGCGCTGCAATCTCAAGAAAGGCAACCGCCTGCTCGAAGAGGCCGGCCTGCGCCTGCTGCGCGAGCCGGTGCACCCGAAGTTCGTCTTCTCGACGCACCTGCTCAAGCATCCCCACGCCCACTCGCTGCTGGACTCCTGGCGCAAGTACCTGATCGCCGTCCCGGCGCCGTCCTAA
- a CDS encoding FAD-dependent oxidoreductase: MRARLGTADRPLRVAIVGAGPAGYYAADHLLRQEGLVIEVDLFDRLPTPYGLVRLGVAPDHQKIKSVTAVFDKVAANPRFRFYGGVELGRDLTVDDLRRHYHQILYSTGAQTDRRMGIPGEDLRGSYPATEFVAWYNGHPDYRDCQFDLSHARAAIVGVGNVAVDVARILCRTPEELAKTDIADHALEALRQSRLKEVYLLGRRGPAQAAFTNPEIKELSELPGADLIVLPEEAELDVLSRAALERSQDRATMKKVEILQEAARRTPTGKPRRLILRFLVSPVEVMGDEAGQVVELRLVRNQLYATETGTLQAKPTNEFEELQVGLVFRSVGYKGVPLSEVPFNESWGVILNEKGRVLDPATRQPRVGEYTAGWIKRGPTGVIGTNKPDAAETVACMIEDAAQGQVLQPAEPDAAAAQRVVRERQPHIVSYADWQKLDALEVARGRAGGRPRVKFTRVKEMMAALGR; this comes from the coding sequence GTGAGGGCACGCCTGGGGACGGCGGATCGGCCCCTGCGCGTCGCCATCGTCGGAGCCGGACCCGCCGGGTACTACGCCGCCGATCATCTCCTCCGCCAGGAGGGACTGGTGATCGAGGTCGATCTGTTCGACCGCCTGCCGACGCCCTACGGCCTGGTGCGCCTGGGAGTGGCGCCCGACCACCAGAAGATCAAGAGCGTGACGGCCGTCTTCGACAAGGTCGCCGCCAACCCGCGGTTCAGGTTTTACGGGGGCGTGGAGCTCGGGCGGGACCTCACGGTCGATGACTTGCGCCGGCACTACCACCAGATCCTCTACTCCACGGGCGCCCAGACTGACCGGCGGATGGGCATCCCGGGTGAGGACCTGCGCGGCAGCTATCCCGCGACCGAGTTCGTCGCCTGGTACAACGGCCACCCCGATTACCGCGACTGCCAGTTCGACCTCTCCCACGCGCGCGCGGCGATCGTCGGCGTCGGCAACGTCGCGGTGGACGTCGCGCGGATTCTCTGCCGCACGCCGGAGGAGCTGGCCAAGACCGACATCGCCGACCACGCGCTGGAGGCGCTCAGGCAGAGCCGCCTCAAGGAGGTCTACCTGCTCGGTCGCCGCGGCCCCGCGCAGGCGGCCTTCACGAACCCGGAGATCAAGGAGCTCAGCGAGCTGCCCGGCGCCGACCTCATCGTACTGCCGGAGGAGGCCGAGCTCGACGTGCTGAGCCGCGCGGCCCTCGAGCGCAGCCAGGACCGGGCGACAATGAAGAAGGTGGAGATCCTCCAGGAGGCGGCGCGGCGCACGCCGACCGGCAAGCCCCGCCGCCTGATCCTGCGCTTCCTGGTGTCGCCGGTCGAGGTGATGGGCGACGAAGCCGGGCAGGTGGTGGAACTGCGCCTCGTTCGCAACCAGCTCTACGCCACCGAGACGGGGACCCTCCAGGCGAAACCCACCAACGAGTTCGAAGAGCTGCAGGTCGGCCTCGTCTTCCGCTCCGTCGGCTACAAGGGCGTGCCGCTCTCGGAGGTGCCGTTCAACGAGAGTTGGGGCGTGATCCTCAACGAAAAGGGACGCGTGCTCGACCCGGCCACGCGGCAGCCGCGGGTGGGCGAGTACACGGCGGGCTGGATCAAGCGCGGGCCCACGGGCGTCATCGGCACCAACAAGCCCGACGCGGCGGAGACCGTCGCCTGCATGATCGAAGACGCGGCCCAGGGCCAGGTGCTCCAGCCCGCCGAGCCCGATGCCGCAGCCGCCCAGCGGGTCGTCCGCGAGCGCCAGCCCCACATCGTCTCCTACGCCGACTGGCAGAAGCTGGACGCGCTGGAAGTCGCCCGGGGGCGGGCCGGGGGCCGGCCACGGGTCAAGTTCACGCGGGTCAAGGAGATGATGGCCGCGCTCGGGCGTTGA
- a CDS encoding ribonucleotide reductase N-terminal alpha domain-containing protein codes for MLSESRPAKVGKWTEPALRVLRERYLTRRDGEVVETPEEMCWRVAQSIAAGEARYGRSPAAVREIAEAFYDMMVDGYFLPNSPTLMNAGKGNGLQYSACYVLPVGDSMEEIFDSVKAAAIIHKCLVADTWVMSNGLTRLSEVPDGALVMTDEGPFHVSAWHDNGEQPVFEVRTNRGYRIVGTAEHRLLVVADDGSYGWRKIGELRGGDWLVMKPGPWICGETKLPEFEFAQKRGGNCTSFRATEYRLPRELTPALAELIGLYIGDGSNHRDGIRVTVSRECPEVVRRIEETSFALFGKRASISYDARKHTFEVAILSTQIKAWFDFLGVTKASAREAQIPPIILRSTEEVACAFVRGLFTADGCVRKNGHITLTTISPRLAEDLQSLLLALGVPTHLRKDVWASGYEVYQVSVCTKAGFRMFRRKIGFIAGRKAARLAAVDEDAIFVKGETIPNQRRRLRTWYDGLPADQRRQAKRLFDDLLNRVTAPRELSRQRITAALKGSGPFPSFFEELAKDDFFFVRVTAIRPAGIRRVYDLTVPEKHAYIANGFAAHNSGGGTGFAFSRLRPKDDIVTSTGGRASGPVSFLRVFNGATEAVKQGGTRRGANMGILRVDHPDILEFIECKLDGGITNFNISVAATNAFMEALEKGEDYDLINPRNGKPIGRLSAPEVFRRVVAAAWRTGDPGMVFIDRINASPANPTPEIGMIEATNPCVTGDTRVATPEGWRRADAVRAGGLILTVDGPRPVERVEINPNTPIFRVDFSDGGGLRVTASHQFHVYRQGAGFLPTRLDRCHVGDEVQTLHAGVFGAAKILRIEAVGVATTYDLYEPETDTWITEGYISRGCGEQPLLPNEACNLGSLNVSKFARRGADGEWSVDWEEMERVIRLAVRFLDDVIEMNPYPLPAIDATVKANRRIGLGIMGWADLLFILGIPYDSQEAINLAERLMSFVKDKAHDQSAKLAEERGPFPNWGDSIYRNVGPMRNSTVTTIAPTGTISMIAGCSSGIEPIFALAFEHRVKQPDGERVLTFVNETFEWLAKEQGIYSDALMQEIAHRGSLHGIPGLPEDAARVFKTSHEIGYEWHVRHQAAFQRYTDNGVSKTINLPNNATEEDVASAYRLAWQLGCLGITVFRDGCKGEQVLNVGIKKDKAVAPASAGPVVIKPRPHSLSGTTYRTETPIGTAFITVNETPDREPFEVFVQVGKAGSDTMAVAEALGRLISLVLRLPSPLSAQRRLEEVISQLSRIGGGQPTGFGLAKILSLPDAIARTLAEHIGQLKPANDFAAAATGRKTIGDLCKECGQATFIYEEGCKKCLSCGFNEC; via the coding sequence ATGCTGTCGGAAAGCCGCCCGGCGAAGGTCGGCAAGTGGACGGAACCCGCTCTCCGCGTACTCCGCGAGCGCTACCTCACGCGCAGGGATGGGGAGGTGGTCGAGACCCCGGAGGAGATGTGCTGGCGGGTGGCCCAGTCCATTGCCGCCGGTGAGGCGCGCTACGGGCGCAGCCCGGCGGCCGTGCGGGAGATCGCCGAGGCCTTCTACGACATGATGGTGGACGGCTACTTCCTGCCGAACTCTCCCACGCTCATGAACGCCGGAAAGGGCAACGGCCTGCAGTACTCCGCGTGTTACGTGCTCCCGGTCGGCGACTCGATGGAGGAGATCTTCGACTCGGTGAAGGCGGCGGCGATCATCCACAAGTGCCTTGTCGCCGACACCTGGGTCATGAGCAATGGGCTGACCCGTCTAAGCGAGGTCCCAGACGGCGCCCTGGTCATGACCGACGAGGGTCCCTTCCATGTCAGCGCGTGGCACGACAACGGCGAGCAGCCCGTCTTCGAGGTCCGGACGAACCGGGGCTACCGGATCGTCGGGACCGCCGAACACCGGTTGCTGGTCGTCGCTGACGACGGTTCCTATGGCTGGCGGAAGATCGGCGAGCTCCGCGGAGGCGACTGGCTCGTCATGAAGCCAGGGCCCTGGATCTGCGGTGAGACGAAGCTCCCGGAGTTCGAATTCGCTCAGAAGCGGGGCGGAAACTGCACCAGCTTCAGAGCCACGGAATACCGCTTGCCCAGGGAGTTGACGCCCGCCCTGGCGGAACTCATCGGTCTCTACATCGGTGATGGCTCGAACCATCGCGACGGCATCCGCGTCACGGTCAGCCGGGAGTGTCCCGAGGTCGTCCGGAGGATCGAAGAGACCAGCTTCGCGCTGTTCGGCAAGCGGGCTTCGATCAGTTACGATGCCCGGAAGCACACGTTTGAAGTCGCAATCTTGAGTACCCAGATCAAGGCATGGTTCGACTTCCTTGGCGTGACGAAGGCCTCGGCCCGCGAGGCCCAGATCCCGCCGATCATCCTCCGGAGCACCGAAGAAGTGGCCTGTGCTTTCGTGCGTGGGCTCTTCACGGCCGACGGATGTGTCCGCAAGAACGGCCACATCACTCTGACGACGATCTCACCGCGACTGGCCGAAGACCTTCAGAGCCTGTTGCTGGCCCTCGGCGTGCCGACGCACCTGCGCAAAGACGTCTGGGCCTCGGGCTATGAGGTCTACCAGGTCTCCGTCTGCACCAAGGCAGGATTCCGGATGTTCCGGCGGAAGATCGGATTCATCGCTGGACGCAAAGCGGCACGCCTGGCGGCCGTCGATGAGGACGCGATCTTCGTGAAGGGTGAAACGATCCCGAATCAGCGGCGCAGACTCCGCACGTGGTATGACGGACTTCCGGCGGACCAGCGGCGGCAGGCAAAGAGGCTGTTCGACGACCTGCTCAATCGAGTCACAGCCCCCAGGGAACTGAGCCGGCAGCGGATTACGGCCGCCTTGAAGGGCTCGGGGCCATTCCCGTCGTTCTTCGAGGAGTTGGCGAAGGATGACTTCTTTTTCGTCCGCGTCACGGCGATCCGTCCGGCCGGCATTCGTCGCGTCTACGATCTGACCGTTCCCGAGAAGCACGCTTATATCGCAAACGGGTTTGCGGCGCACAATAGCGGGGGGGGCACGGGCTTTGCGTTCTCTCGCCTGCGCCCGAAAGACGACATCGTCACCTCCACCGGTGGACGGGCCTCCGGGCCGGTGTCCTTCCTCCGCGTGTTCAACGGCGCGACGGAGGCCGTGAAGCAGGGCGGCACCCGTCGCGGCGCTAACATGGGGATCCTGAGGGTCGATCACCCCGACATCCTCGAGTTCATCGAGTGCAAGCTGGACGGGGGCATCACCAACTTCAACATCTCCGTCGCCGCCACCAACGCCTTCATGGAGGCCCTGGAGAAGGGCGAGGACTACGACCTCATCAACCCGCGCAACGGCAAGCCGATCGGGCGCCTCTCGGCCCCGGAGGTGTTCCGGCGCGTCGTCGCGGCCGCCTGGCGCACGGGCGATCCGGGCATGGTCTTCATCGACCGGATCAACGCCAGCCCGGCGAACCCCACGCCCGAGATCGGGATGATCGAGGCGACCAATCCCTGCGTCACGGGCGACACGCGGGTGGCCACGCCCGAAGGGTGGCGTCGAGCCGACGCCGTTCGCGCGGGCGGCCTCATCCTCACCGTCGACGGTCCTCGGCCTGTCGAGCGCGTGGAGATCAATCCGAATACTCCGATCTTCCGGGTCGACTTCTCGGACGGCGGCGGCCTTCGGGTCACCGCCAGCCATCAATTCCACGTCTACCGGCAGGGCGCCGGGTTCCTCCCGACCCGCCTGGACCGGTGTCATGTCGGCGACGAGGTCCAGACGCTCCACGCCGGGGTGTTCGGGGCGGCCAAGATCCTGCGCATCGAAGCGGTCGGCGTCGCCACGACGTACGACCTCTACGAGCCGGAAACAGACACGTGGATCACCGAGGGGTACATCTCCCGGGGGTGCGGGGAGCAACCGCTCCTGCCGAACGAGGCCTGCAACCTCGGCTCGCTCAACGTGTCGAAGTTCGCGCGGCGGGGAGCCGATGGGGAGTGGTCCGTCGACTGGGAGGAGATGGAGCGCGTCATCCGGCTGGCCGTCCGGTTCCTCGACGACGTCATCGAGATGAACCCGTACCCGCTGCCCGCGATCGATGCCACCGTGAAGGCCAACCGCCGCATCGGCCTGGGTATCATGGGCTGGGCCGACCTGCTCTTCATCCTCGGCATCCCGTACGACAGCCAGGAGGCGATCAACCTCGCCGAGCGCCTGATGTCGTTCGTGAAGGACAAGGCCCACGACCAGTCCGCCAAGCTGGCCGAGGAGCGCGGGCCCTTCCCGAACTGGGGAGACTCTATCTACCGGAACGTGGGGCCTATGCGGAACTCGACGGTCACCACGATCGCCCCCACCGGGACGATCTCGATGATCGCCGGCTGCTCGTCGGGCATCGAGCCGATCTTCGCGCTGGCCTTCGAGCATCGCGTCAAGCAGCCGGACGGGGAGCGCGTGCTGACGTTCGTCAACGAGACCTTCGAGTGGCTGGCCAAGGAGCAGGGGATCTACTCCGATGCGCTCATGCAGGAGATCGCGCACCGGGGCTCGCTGCACGGCATCCCGGGGCTGCCGGAGGACGCGGCGCGCGTGTTCAAGACCTCGCACGAGATCGGCTACGAGTGGCACGTGCGCCATCAGGCGGCCTTCCAGCGCTACACCGACAACGGCGTCAGCAAGACCATCAACCTGCCCAACAACGCCACCGAGGAAGACGTCGCCAGTGCCTATCGTCTGGCCTGGCAGCTCGGCTGCCTGGGCATCACCGTCTTCCGCGACGGCTGCAAGGGCGAGCAGGTCCTGAACGTCGGCATCAAGAAGGACAAGGCGGTCGCCCCCGCGTCGGCGGGTCCGGTCGTCATCAAGCCGCGGCCACACAGCCTGAGCGGCACGACGTACCGCACCGAGACGCCGATCGGCACGGCGTTCATCACCGTCAACGAAACTCCCGACCGCGAGCCCTTCGAGGTCTTCGTCCAGGTAGGCAAAGCGGGCTCGGACACCATGGCGGTCGCCGAGGCTCTTGGACGGCTGATTTCGCTCGTTCTGAGGCTGCCTTCGCCGCTATCGGCTCAGCGACGGCTCGAAGAGGTCATCAGCCAGCTCAGCCGAATCGGAGGTGGCCAGCCGACTGGCTTCGGCCTTGCCAAGATCCTGTCGCTCCCCGATGCGATCGCCCGCACCCTGGCCGAGCACATCGGCCAGCTCAAGCCCGCCAACGACTTCGCGGCGGCCGCGACGGGCCGGAAGACCATCGGCGATCTCTGCAAGGAATGCGGCCAGGCGACCTTCATCTACGAGGAAGGTTGCAAGAAGTGCCTGTCGTGCGGGTTCAACGAGTGCTGA
- a CDS encoding proline dehydrogenase family protein — protein sequence MNRLPVTRRFVRRFVAGTSADDALAVIADLNARGLQGAVTYLGENVRTPAEAEHATEVYLQFLDEIKRRNLLALPSLKLTHLGLDLGEPVCRANLTRVLERGRATGTRVWIDMESSAYTERTLALYARLRPTYANCACVVQAYLRRTPADVERLVELGATVRLCKGAYREPREIAYPDKRDVDQAYARLIDRLLAPDALGRGVYPGFATHDERLIAGVRDRVAERRIGPDRFEIQMLYGIRPDLGAALRAQGLAVRVLVPFGEDWYGYFMRRLAERPANLLFLLRNLGRG from the coding sequence ATGAATCGACTGCCGGTCACGCGACGCTTCGTACGTCGCTTCGTGGCGGGTACGTCCGCCGACGACGCGCTGGCCGTCATCGCCGACCTCAACGCCCGCGGCCTGCAGGGGGCGGTCACCTACCTCGGCGAAAATGTCCGCACGCCGGCCGAGGCCGAGCACGCCACCGAGGTCTACTTACAATTCCTCGACGAGATCAAGCGACGGAACCTCCTCGCGCTGCCGTCGCTCAAGCTCACCCATCTCGGTCTCGACCTCGGCGAGCCGGTGTGCCGGGCCAACCTGACCCGGGTGCTCGAGCGGGGGCGGGCGACGGGGACGCGGGTGTGGATCGACATGGAGTCGTCGGCCTACACCGAGCGCACGCTGGCTCTCTACGCCCGGCTCCGCCCGACCTATGCGAACTGCGCGTGCGTGGTGCAGGCCTATCTGCGGCGCACGCCCGCCGACGTCGAGCGACTCGTCGAGCTCGGCGCCACCGTCAGACTCTGCAAGGGCGCCTATCGCGAGCCGCGCGAGATCGCGTACCCCGACAAGCGCGATGTCGATCAAGCCTACGCGCGACTGATCGACCGGCTGCTGGCCCCCGACGCGCTGGGCCGGGGCGTCTATCCGGGCTTCGCGACGCACGACGAACGCCTGATCGCGGGCGTCCGCGACCGGGTCGCCGAGCGGCGCATCGGACCGGATCGCTTCGAGATCCAGATGCTCTACGGGATCCGTCCCGACCTCGGCGCCGCGCTGCGGGCCCAGGGGCTGGCCGTGCGAGTGCTGGTGCCGTTCGGTGAGGACTGGTACGGCTACTTCATGCGCCGACTGGCGGAGCGTCCGGCCAATCTACTATTCCTGCTGCGCAATCTCGGGCGGGGCTGA